Genomic segment of Streptomyces zhihengii:
ACCAGTCCCCGAGGTGGTGCGCGAACATGTCCGTGGTCCGGCGGCCGAGGTCGTCCAGCAGCTCCTCGCCCGCGGGCGTGAGCCGCAGGATGCGCGAGCGCCGGTCGTCCGGGTCCGGCAGGCGTTCCAGCCAGCCGCGGTCCACGACGTGTGCCACGTGCCGGCTGGTCACCGACATGTCGACGGCCAGCAGCTCGGCGAGGCGGCTCATCCGCATCTCCCCGTACCGGCTGGTCAGGGAGAGCACGGCGGCGGCCCCGGAGGGGCAGTCCGCGGGCAGGATGCGCGCGAGGCTGCGCTTCACGGCTCCCACGGCGCTGATCTGCCGGGCCAGCTCCTCGAACTGACTCCGCTCGGCCATGGCCCCTCCCACATCTTGTTGCTTAGGGCAACGATAGAAGCGGTTGGTTGCTACAGGCAAACGAAAACGGC
This window contains:
- a CDS encoding MarR family winged helix-turn-helix transcriptional regulator, whose protein sequence is MAERSQFEELARQISAVGAVKRSLARILPADCPSGAAAVLSLTSRYGEMRMSRLAELLAVDMSVTSRHVAHVVDRGWLERLPDPDDRRSRILRLTPAGEELLDDLGRRTTDMFAHHLGDWSDDDVGRLNDLLARLRESVGDCRAHTTRAPAQQTT